The proteins below come from a single Ictalurus furcatus strain D&B chromosome 15, Billie_1.0, whole genome shotgun sequence genomic window:
- the dazap2 gene encoding DAZ-associated protein 2: MNNKGSYPQQTVYPQQSTAPIYPPAMQVPPPQVPPYTDAPPAYSEIYQPRYMHPPQVTGQLPPITTAYPASQMFVPMPQTVPVGAMTPNVPMGYYPMGPVYPPGSTVLVEGGFDAGARFGPGTASIPPPPPGHAPNAAQLAAMQGANVVMTQRKSNFFMGGSGGGYTIW, from the exons ATGAACAACAAAG GGTCCTATCCACAACAGACTGTGTATCCTCAGCAGAGCACAGCACCCATATACCCTCCTGCTATGCAAGTGCCACCACCCCAGGTACCCCCATACACAGATGCCCCTCCTGCCTATTCTGAG ATCTATCAGCCAAGGTATATGCACCCACCCCAGGTTACTGGGCAGCTACCTCCAATAACCACTGCATACCCTGCATCTCAGATGTTTGTGCCCATGCCCCAGACTGTGCCTGTTGGCGCAATGACCCCTAATGTTCCCATGGGTTATTACCCCATGGGACCTGTGTATCCTCCAGGCTCCACAGTCCTAGTGGAAGGGGGATTTGATGCTGGAGCTCGATTTGGCCCTGGTACTGCTTCCATACCT CCTCCTCCTCCTGGACATGCTCCAAATGCAGCACAGCTGGCAGCAATGCAGGGTGCAAATGTGGTGATGACACAACGCAAGAGCAACTTCTTCATGGGTGGTTCAGGAGGGGGTTACACTATTTGGTAA